A genome region from Natranaeroarchaeum sulfidigenes includes the following:
- a CDS encoding MFS transporter, translated as MSENDEGAVTERSSWFIIFSLLVSTFFSGFGGGVVFPIFPALGTILGISPFLVGVILSANRFSRLICSAPAGAIVDRFGARTPYVLGLGIQAIATFGYIVALYVPLPEAWFLGSRIVLGAASALTFATSYTIAANVSVGDSRGMKMGLIRGGSILGFPTGLLVGGVVSDLIGMSAAFFVAAVFAVIATGLAYWTIPETHVEDGTSRSVKPWDIDTSIPTLTLGLVNFGIWFAYMGVLFASLVLFLEATGIGALGFDAQGSSGIFMALTVLSAAVSMLIGGKTSDTWDSRVPVMLVFLSLLTVGFVLLPWAESARQLAPVCVVIGTGMGGTLGPYMALLADLTPEERMGRASGTTNVFSDIGGGLGPIIALPLIESIGFVPVYTVSAGFPLFAGVALVVGLYVSTGKLFPKTGGTDSTVEAAD; from the coding sequence ATGAGCGAGAACGACGAGGGAGCAGTGACAGAGCGATCCTCGTGGTTCATCATTTTTTCGCTGCTCGTTTCGACGTTCTTCTCGGGCTTTGGCGGCGGCGTCGTGTTCCCCATCTTTCCGGCACTCGGAACGATCCTCGGGATCTCGCCGTTTCTGGTCGGGGTCATACTGAGTGCAAACCGCTTTTCACGCCTCATCTGTAGTGCACCGGCGGGAGCCATCGTCGATCGGTTCGGGGCGCGCACCCCGTACGTCCTCGGTCTGGGAATCCAGGCCATCGCGACGTTTGGATACATCGTCGCACTGTACGTGCCGCTCCCGGAGGCGTGGTTCCTCGGCTCGCGGATCGTCCTCGGGGCCGCCAGTGCACTCACGTTCGCGACCTCCTACACGATCGCAGCAAACGTCAGCGTCGGGGACTCCCGGGGGATGAAAATGGGGCTCATTCGCGGCGGCAGTATCCTCGGCTTCCCGACCGGACTGCTGGTCGGCGGCGTCGTCAGTGATCTCATCGGCATGTCGGCGGCGTTTTTCGTGGCGGCTGTCTTTGCCGTCATCGCCACCGGCCTTGCGTACTGGACGATTCCCGAAACGCACGTCGAGGACGGGACGAGCCGATCGGTCAAGCCGTGGGACATCGACACGAGCATCCCGACGCTGACGCTTGGCCTGGTGAACTTCGGCATCTGGTTTGCGTATATGGGTGTCCTGTTTGCGTCGCTCGTGCTCTTCCTCGAGGCGACCGGTATCGGAGCGCTCGGGTTCGACGCGCAGGGCTCGTCGGGGATCTTCATGGCGCTGACCGTGTTGTCGGCTGCCGTGTCGATGTTGATCGGTGGGAAAACGAGCGATACGTGGGACTCGCGGGTACCCGTCATGCTCGTGTTTCTGAGTCTCCTGACGGTCGGATTCGTGCTGTTACCGTGGGCGGAGTCGGCACGTCAGCTCGCTCCGGTGTGTGTAGTCATCGGCACAGGCATGGGTGGGACACTTGGCCCCTACATGGCGTTGCTTGCGGATCTCACGCCGGAAGAGCGGATGGGACGGGCGAGCGGGACGACTAACGTGTTCAGCGATATCGGGGGTGGGCTCGGCCCGATCATTGCGTTACCGTTGATCGAGAGTATCGGATTCGTCCCGGTGTACACCGTTTCTGCAGGGTTCCCGCTGTTTGCTGGCGTTGCGCTGGTCGTAGGACTCTACGTTTCGACGGGGAAGCTGTTCCCGAAAACCGGCGGCACTGACAGCACGGTAGAAGCTGCGGACTAA
- a CDS encoding GNAT family N-acetyltransferase, whose translation MGQYTQIDDDGAETVYEYMQYGFRPQNGPVEFDPDDIRKPIGDRRGLYVDGEEEPVAICRHYWFDVSVRGQTHPGAGLTSVITPPEHRRNGYVSEILAETLTEYEERDRHFSILRPFDYGFYRSFGWDTANEVRNYECPVETLAFAAETLGAAGEYRQLGVDSFDTVAPVYESFSDNYSLTIERDAEWWRHRVCYSRDNDPYVYAWFKDGEPRAYLVFRFTGDYHSRTMKVREFAYTDEEALHAVLAFCYNHDSQADTIEFHAADDSVFRDLLTSPDDVECTLSTGPMVRVVDVESTLSALSYPAVEDEIVLSVSDDFADWNDGRFRLSVSDATGRCEPTVADPTARLDIAALSQLAVGHRSATALARAGRLDATGNATETLDRLFPATPVYIRDRF comes from the coding sequence ATGGGCCAGTACACACAGATCGACGACGACGGCGCGGAAACGGTCTACGAGTACATGCAGTACGGGTTCAGGCCGCAGAACGGCCCCGTGGAGTTCGATCCGGACGATATTCGGAAACCGATCGGGGACCGTCGCGGCCTGTACGTCGACGGTGAGGAAGAGCCGGTTGCAATCTGTCGACACTACTGGTTCGACGTCTCGGTCCGCGGACAGACCCATCCCGGAGCGGGGCTGACCTCGGTCATCACACCGCCTGAACACCGCAGAAACGGCTACGTCTCCGAGATCCTCGCGGAGACGCTCACCGAGTACGAGGAACGGGACCGGCACTTCTCGATCCTTCGCCCCTTCGATTACGGCTTCTATCGATCGTTCGGGTGGGATACTGCCAACGAAGTCCGGAACTACGAGTGTCCGGTCGAAACACTCGCGTTCGCGGCCGAGACTCTCGGCGCTGCTGGTGAGTATAGACAACTCGGCGTCGATTCGTTCGATACCGTTGCACCGGTGTACGAGTCGTTCTCGGACAACTACTCGCTGACTATCGAACGGGATGCCGAGTGGTGGCGTCACCGTGTCTGTTACAGCCGCGACAACGACCCCTACGTGTATGCCTGGTTCAAGGACGGCGAGCCCCGCGCGTATCTCGTGTTTCGCTTCACCGGTGACTACCACAGTCGCACGATGAAGGTCAGGGAGTTCGCCTACACGGACGAGGAAGCGTTACACGCCGTGCTTGCGTTCTGTTACAACCACGATTCGCAGGCGGATACGATCGAGTTCCACGCGGCGGACGACTCCGTGTTTCGAGATCTCCTCACATCGCCCGACGACGTCGAGTGTACGCTCAGTACGGGGCCGATGGTTCGGGTCGTCGATGTCGAATCGACGTTGTCGGCACTTTCCTATCCCGCGGTCGAGGACGAGATCGTCCTGTCGGTTAGCGACGATTTCGCCGACTGGAACGACGGGCGATTCCGTCTGTCAGTGAGCGACGCTACTGGCCGTTGTGAGCCGACCGTCGCGGACCCGACTGCACGGCTCGATATCGCCGCGCTCTCCCAGCTCGCCGTGGGACATCGCTCGGCGACCGCCCTCGCCCGGGCCGGGCGGCTGGATGCCACTGGAAACGCCACCGAAACGCTCGATCGGCTGTTCCCCGCTACACCGGTGTACATTCGTGATCGGTTCTGA
- a CDS encoding ABC transporter permease: MASSHAPDSSTGTGLSIPWQSIGSILANLYIAIAILALAIPLVIIVAVSITAGDFLQFPPEGFSLQYYAEILGSANWLSAIQLSVTVAVAASILATALGGALAFGLNRYDIRYSKSIWGLAVLPILVPPVIIAVGLMAFFLIIDIWGTTLAIVLAHGVLFSPFPFIMISSGLDEIDGAVEEAARILGASRTQTLRTITVPLIASNVVIGLLFVFIISLNEYLVALFVSGPGTETVPILIFSMLRYGYDPSIAAISVIYMVVTVGIILIIDFKLDGQLW, translated from the coding sequence ATGGCCAGTAGCCACGCACCTGATTCGAGCACCGGTACGGGATTGTCGATTCCGTGGCAGTCTATCGGGTCCATTCTGGCGAATCTGTACATCGCCATAGCGATCCTTGCGCTTGCTATACCGCTGGTGATCATCGTCGCCGTATCGATTACGGCCGGTGATTTCCTGCAGTTCCCACCCGAAGGGTTCTCCCTCCAGTACTACGCTGAAATCCTGGGCAGTGCAAACTGGCTGAGTGCAATCCAGCTATCGGTAACTGTCGCAGTCGCGGCGTCGATACTCGCGACAGCCCTCGGTGGTGCCCTTGCGTTCGGTCTCAACCGATACGACATTCGCTACTCGAAATCGATCTGGGGACTGGCCGTGCTCCCGATTCTGGTACCGCCGGTCATCATCGCCGTCGGACTCATGGCGTTTTTCCTGATCATCGATATCTGGGGGACAACTCTTGCGATCGTGCTGGCTCATGGAGTCCTCTTCTCGCCGTTCCCGTTTATCATGATCAGCTCCGGTCTCGACGAGATAGACGGCGCAGTCGAGGAGGCCGCACGAATCCTCGGTGCGAGCCGGACGCAGACGCTCCGGACCATCACAGTACCGCTGATCGCATCCAACGTAGTCATCGGGCTGTTGTTCGTGTTCATCATCTCCCTCAACGAATATCTGGTCGCGCTGTTCGTGAGCGGACCGGGAACGGAAACGGTCCCGATCCTGATATTCTCGATGCTGCGGTACGGCTACGACCCGTCGATCGCGGCGATCAGCGTGATCTACATGGTAGTAACAGTTGGCATCATCCTGATTATCGACTTCAAACTTGATGGGCAGCTCTGGTAA
- a CDS encoding ABC transporter permease translates to MSSKTVGIGDRFRDVAPSRITDNLGYVIISIPVTLLVVFFLIPTLYLFATTVFPREASGWYSFGFTLEHYARLFDSPIYRQYLMTTLELAAVTTVISVTLGYPIAYWIARVDSPAMKRGLLLMIVATMWITVIIRAYAVQVVLAGNGILNSLLIDLRLISEPITSSTGYLATIIGMVYGFLPFAILTIYTSIANINPKLEEASRNLGASKLQTIRHVVLPLSKNGVAGATALVFILAIGSYVVPMLLGNTSEWTLPVIITEQVNEQMNVPFGAVLSVVLTGLTVFFFLIAVKVLGLGSSELVGDTPEGETDGQ, encoded by the coding sequence GTGAGTAGCAAGACGGTTGGGATCGGTGACCGGTTCCGCGATGTCGCACCGAGTCGGATAACGGACAACTTGGGCTACGTGATAATTAGTATTCCTGTCACGTTGCTTGTGGTCTTTTTCCTGATCCCGACCCTGTATCTGTTCGCAACGACGGTCTTCCCACGAGAGGCATCAGGCTGGTACAGCTTCGGGTTCACCCTGGAGCACTACGCCCGACTGTTCGACTCGCCGATCTACCGACAGTACCTGATGACGACACTCGAACTCGCAGCCGTCACGACGGTCATCAGTGTGACACTCGGCTACCCGATCGCCTACTGGATCGCACGTGTCGATTCGCCAGCAATGAAGCGGGGGCTCCTCCTGATGATCGTCGCGACCATGTGGATCACCGTGATTATCCGCGCGTATGCGGTACAGGTAGTGCTAGCGGGCAACGGGATCCTGAACAGCCTGTTGATCGATCTCCGGTTGATCAGCGAGCCGATTACGAGCAGTACCGGCTATCTGGCCACGATCATCGGGATGGTGTACGGATTCCTGCCGTTTGCAATTCTGACAATCTACACCAGTATTGCGAACATCAATCCAAAACTGGAGGAAGCATCTCGAAACCTCGGAGCATCCAAGCTACAGACGATCCGGCACGTCGTTTTGCCGCTCTCGAAAAACGGGGTTGCCGGAGCGACCGCGCTCGTGTTCATTCTGGCGATCGGATCGTACGTGGTCCCCATGCTCCTTGGAAACACATCCGAGTGGACTCTCCCGGTCATCATCACCGAGCAGGTCAACGAACAGATGAACGTCCCGTTCGGGGCTGTGCTCTCGGTCGTGCTGACGGGCCTGACGGTGTTTTTCTTCCTGATCGCCGTGAAGGTGCTGGGACTGGGATCGTCGGAACTGGTCGGCGATACTCCGGAGGGTGAGACCGATGGCCAGTAG
- a CDS encoding ABC transporter ATP-binding protein, with the protein MSAGAHLSLNNLTKVYDGRVRAVDNVNLDVQEGEFVTLVGPSGCGKSTTLRMIAGFIQPTSGSIAMNGQDITALSPDQRDIGMVFQSIALFPHMTVAENISYGMKVSDESFTQEEMDERVEEMLELIEMPETADRYPEQLSGGQQQRIGLARSLALQPEILLLDEPLSALDEKLREQMQTELTKIQQELGVTTVFVTHNQEEAMTMSDRIVIMDDGHFAQIGAPDEVYDDPESTFVADFMGKSNLFPGTVSDSGRSRSTVTTDAGEFVVNDTSYGAGASVQVLVRPEDLTMSKTTDTRPENAMTGTVDIIHLLGSVARYYITSEHGGQLIVEDQSDGQSVNEGDRVQLSFDPADSRVIPDPEPAIETDASEPAMGVYSGE; encoded by the coding sequence ATGAGCGCCGGGGCACATCTCAGCCTGAACAATCTGACCAAGGTCTACGACGGCCGGGTACGAGCAGTCGACAATGTCAACCTCGATGTGCAGGAAGGCGAATTCGTCACCCTCGTCGGCCCGAGCGGCTGTGGGAAATCGACCACGCTGCGGATGATCGCCGGCTTTATTCAACCGACGAGTGGCTCGATCGCGATGAACGGTCAGGATATCACCGCCCTGTCGCCGGACCAGCGTGATATCGGGATGGTGTTTCAGTCGATCGCACTGTTTCCACACATGACCGTCGCCGAGAACATCTCGTATGGCATGAAAGTGTCCGACGAGAGCTTCACACAGGAGGAGATGGACGAGCGAGTCGAGGAGATGCTCGAGCTCATCGAGATGCCAGAGACGGCTGACCGGTATCCCGAACAGCTCTCGGGTGGCCAGCAACAGCGGATCGGCCTTGCCCGGTCGCTGGCTTTGCAGCCCGAGATCCTGTTGCTCGATGAACCGCTCTCGGCGCTAGACGAGAAACTCCGCGAGCAAATGCAAACCGAGCTCACGAAGATCCAACAGGAACTCGGCGTCACGACGGTGTTCGTGACTCACAACCAGGAGGAGGCGATGACGATGTCCGACCGGATCGTCATCATGGATGACGGCCACTTCGCTCAGATCGGCGCGCCCGACGAGGTGTACGATGACCCCGAATCCACGTTCGTGGCGGACTTCATGGGGAAATCCAATCTGTTCCCCGGTACCGTGTCCGATTCCGGCCGGAGCCGATCGACAGTCACGACAGACGCCGGCGAGTTCGTCGTCAACGACACCTCGTATGGCGCGGGCGCGAGCGTGCAGGTGCTGGTCCGGCCCGAGGACCTGACCATGTCGAAGACGACCGATACGCGACCCGAGAATGCGATGACCGGTACCGTCGACATCATCCATCTGCTCGGCTCCGTCGCCAGGTATTATATCACCTCCGAGCACGGAGGCCAACTGATCGTCGAGGATCAGTCCGACGGACAGTCGGTCAACGAGGGCGATCGGGTTCAGTTGTCGTTCGATCCTGCCGACTCTCGTGTGATCCCCGATCCCGAACCAGCAATAGAGACAGACGCATCCGAACCGGCAATGGGGGTGTACAGCGGTGAGTAG
- a CDS encoding ABC transporter substrate-binding protein, whose amino-acid sequence MAAVGGLAGCLGDEDTDEPTESNPLEVEFFGGVFQEVLDEHLIDPFREETGIAVESSAGSSAGEPLQLNSAVQAGEAPIDLVAASPVNRIRGERLGNWYTYEESDVPNIDNAVDDLVSYDEETGEVTGVGAYGWFGTIVSQTDLLDEPVTSWEALWENDYNWALSESSQTTLLDITSEIYFGGTDHQDTEEGLVEIMEKIQEVTDNVGLWYDGEAEAQQALLDENVEVSSLFHDVTLVMEDDGAPVSTNFPEEGAVQNDANWVILDSTDFPEEALEFINYTLRPEVQENISENLYTYPTVKDELLDMDDELQDRIFGPGVDAAMRPNHQAKIEHEEFLDETWREMVL is encoded by the coding sequence GTGGCAGCAGTCGGCGGACTGGCCGGCTGTCTCGGTGACGAAGACACCGACGAACCGACGGAGAGCAATCCGCTCGAAGTCGAGTTCTTTGGCGGTGTGTTTCAGGAAGTACTCGATGAACATCTCATCGACCCCTTCCGGGAGGAGACCGGTATTGCAGTCGAGAGCAGTGCTGGTTCGAGCGCGGGTGAACCGCTCCAGCTAAACTCCGCAGTACAGGCAGGAGAGGCACCGATCGACCTTGTCGCTGCATCACCAGTGAACCGGATCCGTGGCGAACGGCTGGGTAACTGGTACACCTACGAGGAGTCGGACGTGCCGAACATCGACAACGCCGTTGACGATCTGGTGTCGTACGACGAGGAAACTGGGGAAGTCACGGGTGTGGGCGCATACGGCTGGTTCGGAACGATCGTGAGCCAGACCGATCTGTTGGACGAACCGGTTACCAGCTGGGAGGCGCTCTGGGAAAACGACTACAACTGGGCGCTCAGTGAGTCCTCACAGACGACGTTGCTCGATATAACTTCGGAGATCTACTTCGGCGGTACCGACCACCAAGATACCGAAGAGGGCCTCGTAGAGATCATGGAAAAGATCCAGGAAGTGACCGACAACGTCGGGCTATGGTACGACGGCGAAGCGGAAGCACAGCAGGCGTTGCTCGACGAGAACGTCGAGGTCTCATCGCTGTTTCACGACGTGACGCTGGTGATGGAAGACGATGGCGCTCCCGTGTCCACGAACTTCCCCGAGGAGGGAGCTGTCCAGAACGACGCAAACTGGGTAATTCTCGACTCGACCGACTTCCCTGAGGAAGCTCTCGAGTTCATCAACTACACGCTCCGCCCGGAGGTTCAGGAAAACATCTCCGAGAACCTCTACACGTACCCAACCGTCAAAGACGAGTTGCTCGACATGGACGACGAGCTGCAAGACCGTATCTTCGGTCCCGGTGTGGATGCGGCGATGCGCCCGAACCATCAGGCCAAAATCGAACACGAGGAGTTCCTCGATGAGACCTGGAGGGAAATGGTACTATGA
- a CDS encoding urease accessory protein UreF has product MTESSADAFLTSLRLADSFLPVGAYTASYGIEQFIQTDRIDDAADLRAVLDDYLRSVVGPAEIVALGNAHTAAAREDGEALIEIDRRLHSMTVPAEFRESSEKAGEQVLSLFDGGTTAPAYLAAVEDGRAPGNYVVALAAIAQQRGLSREQACLVHGYSFVTDLLGAAQRLGRLAHTDIQRILDELRPVLTEVVDRYHNRPLDAMWSFAPTTELMGMGHERADRRLFMS; this is encoded by the coding sequence ATGACTGAATCCAGCGCCGACGCCTTCCTGACGTCGCTCCGACTCGCTGATTCGTTTCTCCCCGTTGGCGCGTACACGGCCTCGTATGGGATCGAACAGTTCATCCAGACGGACCGGATCGACGACGCCGCGGATCTTCGGGCAGTGCTCGACGATTACTTGCGGTCCGTCGTCGGTCCGGCCGAAATCGTCGCGCTGGGGAACGCACATACAGCGGCTGCTCGGGAGGACGGCGAGGCCCTGATCGAAATCGATCGGCGGCTTCACTCGATGACGGTACCGGCGGAGTTTCGCGAGAGCTCGGAGAAAGCAGGCGAGCAGGTGCTCTCGCTGTTCGATGGCGGTACCACAGCGCCGGCGTATCTCGCCGCAGTCGAGGACGGGCGGGCACCGGGGAACTACGTCGTCGCGCTGGCGGCCATCGCACAGCAACGAGGGCTCTCCCGTGAGCAAGCCTGTCTGGTCCATGGCTACTCCTTTGTCACCGACCTGCTCGGTGCGGCCCAGCGACTCGGACGTCTGGCTCACACCGACATTCAGCGTATCCTTGATGAACTCCGCCCGGTACTCACCGAGGTCGTGGATCGGTATCATAACCGTCCGCTCGACGCCATGTGGTCGTTCGCGCCGACGACCGAGCTGATGGGGATGGGCCACGAGCGCGCGGACCGGCGGCTGTTTATGTCCTGA
- the ureE gene encoding urease accessory protein UreE, giving the protein MYTVDHIIGNTNHDDALGEAAEAHDSAGTLERVLLDASERKKSRLRVHTEAGTDLGVLVDKPELEDGDVLYHDDDRMIVVSFEEREALTIDLPTETALSTALELGHRVGNQHWDLAVEGGTAYVAVEAEHRIVEDVFSEVLPPGADLDYEFVDPALFLDGEQAAEHSHEDGHSHAGGDHDHSHSHGENHHGRGDGEHSKEGHGHD; this is encoded by the coding sequence ATGTACACTGTAGACCACATCATCGGTAACACGAACCACGACGACGCGCTCGGCGAGGCCGCCGAGGCACACGACTCCGCAGGAACGCTCGAACGCGTACTGCTGGATGCGAGCGAGCGAAAGAAGTCACGATTACGCGTTCACACGGAGGCAGGGACCGATCTGGGCGTCCTCGTCGACAAGCCCGAGCTGGAAGACGGGGACGTGCTGTATCACGACGACGACCGGATGATCGTCGTCTCCTTCGAGGAGCGCGAGGCGTTGACGATCGACCTCCCCACGGAGACGGCGCTGTCAACCGCTCTGGAGCTTGGCCACCGTGTCGGTAATCAACACTGGGATCTTGCCGTCGAGGGCGGGACGGCCTACGTCGCCGTCGAAGCTGAGCATCGTATCGTCGAAGACGTGTTCTCCGAGGTGCTCCCACCAGGAGCCGACCTCGATTACGAGTTCGTCGATCCCGCGCTGTTTCTCGACGGCGAGCAAGCAGCCGAACACTCACACGAGGACGGTCATTCCCACGCGGGCGGGGATCATGACCACAGCCATTCCCACGGCGAGAACCACCACGGTCGTGGAGATGGAGAACACAGCAAAGAGGGCCACGGGCATGACTGA
- a CDS encoding urease accessory protein UreD: MSGLDTTPDGDGVTLPPAFAEYASEPLDQIPAGTVGKDGVLEARFVGGPSGTRMLRDYSRVPFHHTGPLGHDPCDGMASLCVQTPTGGVVQGDRHRLSVDAEAGALASVTGQGATKVHSMQANFAHLGVELTASSGSYLEYVPDPTILNRDARCLQTIDVAVDEDSTVLCTDTLVPDGLSEHAPFSFDRFHSSVTAESHGKRCLTDTVVLDPETRDPRTPGVFGEFGIVGTLYAISPGSDAATLSDTVHDRLADGQPTEEGPAGEILAGSSTLADDAGIAVRVLGDRSADVTATLGDAWDALRRHLIDAPAPDLRKF, encoded by the coding sequence ATGAGCGGGCTCGACACGACACCTGACGGCGACGGTGTCACCCTCCCGCCGGCGTTCGCGGAGTACGCCAGCGAACCGCTCGATCAGATCCCAGCCGGGACGGTGGGCAAAGACGGCGTGCTCGAAGCTCGTTTCGTGGGGGGTCCCTCGGGAACGCGGATGCTCAGGGATTACTCCCGTGTGCCCTTCCATCACACCGGACCACTCGGCCACGACCCCTGCGACGGGATGGCCTCGCTCTGTGTCCAGACGCCGACCGGCGGCGTCGTTCAGGGCGATCGGCACCGACTCTCCGTCGACGCGGAAGCGGGGGCGCTGGCCAGTGTCACGGGACAGGGGGCCACGAAGGTCCACTCGATGCAGGCCAATTTCGCTCATCTCGGGGTCGAGCTTACGGCCAGCAGCGGCTCGTACCTCGAATACGTACCGGACCCGACGATCCTCAACCGCGATGCACGCTGCCTCCAGACCATCGATGTCGCTGTCGACGAGGACTCCACCGTCCTGTGTACCGACACGCTCGTCCCTGATGGCCTCTCGGAGCACGCGCCGTTCAGTTTCGACCGGTTTCACTCCAGCGTGACCGCCGAGTCCCACGGCAAACGCTGTCTGACCGACACCGTCGTCCTCGACCCCGAGACGCGAGACCCGAGAACACCGGGCGTCTTCGGCGAATTTGGCATCGTTGGGACGTTGTACGCCATCTCTCCGGGCTCGGACGCGGCAACGCTGAGCGACACGGTTCACGATCGGCTGGCTGATGGACAACCCACGGAAGAGGGGCCCGCGGGCGAGATCCTCGCCGGGTCCTCGACGCTTGCCGACGACGCGGGGATCGCCGTTCGTGTCCTCGGCGACCGGTCGGCGGACGTGACAGCGACACTCGGGGACGCCTGGGATGCGCTGCGACGACACCTGATCGACGCGCCAGCACCCGACTTACGGAAGTTCTGA
- the ureG gene encoding urease accessory protein UreG, which produces MDYRDVAKVGLGGPVGSGKTALVKRLVPRLSERGYDVGVIANDIMTQADADRLRESVAGTVPGDLVRGVETGACPHTGIREDPSMNLSAVDEFVEEHPELDIVLIESGGDNLAATFNPELADYFMFVISVAEGDDIPAKRGPGVTQSDLVVINKTDLAPYVDADLDLMARDTREVRGDDEFVFTDCKAEENLDVVAERIEHNVLFA; this is translated from the coding sequence ATGGACTACCGCGACGTCGCCAAGGTCGGGCTCGGCGGTCCGGTCGGATCGGGGAAGACGGCACTCGTAAAGCGGCTCGTACCGCGGCTCAGCGAACGCGGCTACGATGTCGGCGTCATCGCCAACGACATCATGACGCAGGCGGACGCCGACCGACTCCGCGAATCCGTCGCCGGGACCGTGCCAGGCGACCTCGTGCGGGGCGTCGAGACCGGTGCGTGCCCGCACACGGGGATCCGGGAGGACCCGTCGATGAACCTCTCGGCAGTCGACGAGTTCGTCGAGGAGCATCCCGAACTTGACATCGTCCTGATCGAGAGCGGTGGTGACAACCTCGCTGCGACGTTCAATCCCGAACTCGCAGATTACTTCATGTTCGTCATCTCGGTCGCGGAAGGCGACGACATTCCGGCCAAGCGCGGGCCGGGCGTCACCCAGTCAGACCTGGTCGTGATCAACAAGACCGATCTCGCGCCGTACGTCGATGCGGATCTGGACCTGATGGCCCGGGATACGCGTGAGGTCAGAGGGGACGACGAGTTCGTCTTCACCGACTGCAAGGCCGAGGAGAACCTCGATGTCGTCGCCGAACGGATCGAGCACAACGTGCTCTTTGCCTGA
- a CDS encoding urease subunit gamma, whose amino-acid sequence MKLTPKEDERLTVFMAAELARKRKRRGIELNHPETVAYISDWVCEGAREGKDVATLRSEATQLLSREDVMEGVPEMVDMIQVEPVFPDGTKLVTVHEPIRADTTDQLEAIDDHMRTMEGD is encoded by the coding sequence ATGAAACTCACCCCCAAGGAAGACGAGCGCCTGACGGTGTTCATGGCGGCGGAACTGGCACGCAAACGCAAACGACGCGGGATCGAACTCAACCACCCGGAGACTGTGGCGTACATTTCCGACTGGGTCTGTGAAGGTGCCCGTGAGGGCAAAGACGTCGCCACGCTGCGCTCGGAGGCGACACAGTTACTCTCACGGGAGGACGTCATGGAGGGCGTCCCGGAGATGGTCGACATGATTCAGGTCGAACCGGTCTTCCCAGACGGGACCAAGCTCGTGACGGTCCACGAGCCGATCCGTGCGGATACGACCGACCAGTTAGAGGCGATCGACGACCACATGCGGACCATGGAGGGCGACTGA